AACTGTAATCCACAtagtttactgcatttcatcatgaaagtgatatcaagtagaagtcgaaggattctaaatgtgcagagagagcTGAAGTACCATAAACGTCACGTGTTCTGTGTGCCGATTGCAGCCCGCCGCTGCCGTCAGTTCAGGTGGAAGACCCAGAAGCTCGCAGCGATTAACAGCTGGGTTGGTTTGAAGATGActtttacgacggtctgctttaatgacgTAATAAATtacgagattaaagccaaaatttccactttattcacaaaatacaacttttcaccgtgtccttaattttttcctctgtggctcaaatacggcGCCGTGCATTCTGATGACGCTATGACAAAAAGACGGCACACAAGgtggcatgtgagacttttagAACGTtttgtgtcattacgatggggaatacgcgacgcttgaatatcaaagcaccacaaatgtatttgtatgtcggcattttgcttcaccacatcgaacatGGAAGTGCGAAGGATCCTAAAAGTCGCTGGAGTCGcaagaaattcagggtttgaatgtggacagttgtgacgatattccagaagatgactggactgtatttggataaatgtcgattgttgtacatgaataaatataagacatcccctgagaataagccctagtgcatcttttggagacctgatcttattttcagggaaatacGGTATGTGTGGCAGCAGGTCTTTGGAACATAAACCCACAGATGCGCTCATAAAAGGTCTTCCATTAAAGTTTCCCATTTTCATGTTCTACAGCTCTGGATTTCATTTTGACTCTTGAATGTCAACGTGAAAACCGATTTGTGCACAGTGCTCTAAATGAACGAGAGAGCTGGTGGCATGCAGGCAAGTGTTCCTAAGTCACAATGACATGTCAGGTGTGTCTTATTGCGGCACACACTCAAGGCCAGTTCCACGTGTCCTCCGATGAGCTGCCTTTGCACTTCTTGTATTTTTAAGGCGCAATTCAAAAGCCTCAGAGTTCACCAACACCTTCACTTGACATGTCTGATGGACAGAAGGTCGCAAACTGAAAACGTGTCGACTCGCGTCtcagggctttgcattttattgagaACAACTTCACACGGGAGTGAGGAAGTCTTTCCGAAAAGTAAGCCGCTGCTTGAGCCACCGATTGAGAGGTTCATTGCAGTTTAGGCGCCTGAACAGAAGGAATCTCTTGTGCTGCGCTTGGCGATGACGGACCAAAGACAGACTGAGCTGGCGCATCTCCGCTGTGTTTTGGTGGTCTCGCAAAAGAGCACAGAGACTGCAAACAGGCGTTATGATGGCCTAAAGGGGGTGTGCAGTCTCCAAAATACTGTTAGGTCTGTAAATATTTGGACGGAGACAacgtttttctcattttgttctgtacattaatcaccacaatgaattttaattgaaacaactccgatgacgttgaagtgcagactttcagctttaattcagtgggttgaacaaaaatgtgaggcaactgaagtattttttgaacacaatcccttcatttctggGGTTCAAAAGTAatcggacaattgactcaaaggctatttcatggcaggtgtgttcaagtctgtcgttatgtcttatcagttcagcagataaaaggcctggagttgatctgaggtgagGTGTTCGCATGTGGAAGGTTttgacaacatgcggtcaaaggagctctccatgcaggtgacagaagccatccttaagctgcgaaaacagaaaaaaaaacatctgagaaattactacaatattacgagtggcaaaatctccagtttggtacatcgtgagaaagaaagcaagcactggtgaactgagcaacgcaaaaagacctggacgtccacggaagacaacagtggtggatgatcacagaatcattttcatggtgaagagaaaccccaagtgaacaacactctccagggcttggtcgacGTATCGATATCcaggtctaccataaagagaagactgcatgacaggAAATCCAGAGGgtacactgcaaggtgccagccactcataggcctcaagaatagaaaggctagattggactttgctaaagaacatctaaaaaagccagcagagttctggacaaacattctgtggagagatgaaaccaagatcaacctctaccagaatgataaaggcaagaaaaaaggatggagaaggcgtggagcagctgattatccaaagcatagcacatcatctgtaaaacatggtggagtcaggcagtgtgatggctgccggtggcactgggacactcgtgtttattgatgaggtgacacaggacagaagcagccgaatgaattctgaggtgttcagagacatcaaatccagctaaatgacgtcaaattgattgagtggcgggcgtttcatgatacagatggacaatgacccaaaacatacagccaaagcaacccaggagtttattaaagcaaagaagtggaaacttcttgaatggccaagtcagtcacctgatcttaaccccatTGAGCAGacatttcactttttgaagactaaacttcggacagaaaggcccacaaacaaacagccactgaaagtaaaggcctggcagagcattaaagaggaggaaacccagcgtctggtgatgtccaggagttcaagacttcaggctggcattgccagcaaagggttttcaaccaagtattagaaatgaacattttatttccagttatttaatttgtccaattacttttgagcccctgaaatgaagggattgtgttaaaaaaattctttagttgcctcacatttttatacaatcattttgttcaacccactgaattaaagctgaaagtctgcacttcaacgtcatcggagttgtttcatttcaaattcattgtggtgatgtacagaacaaaatgagaaaaacgttgtctctgtccaaatatttatggacctaactgtaagccCCAGAAGCCAGGCTAGGTCTTCTCTAGCCTACCCAGAATAGACATCACCCCAGGCAGCTTGACCCCTAAATCTACTGGCCTGCTTAGGCCTACACAGGCCTGAAAAGAGATTTTTGGCTTCAGAAtactttaaatgtcccaaaatatctcAACATGGGAAAAGGAAATAGAACAGTCCACAAAGGATTTTTtataaattagaattttttttcatcaaatatttattagaatgaagaaaaagaaggacactGAACTCAATGGGCACAAGATAAAATGCACATGAGCTCCTCCATTAGTGATCCATGACCCAGTCAAATCCACATCGCCGTGTTAACCGTGTGCTACACTGTAGCTCCCCAGGGGACCCCATAAGTAAGAACATTTAttcaaacacagaaaaaataaagagcTCCAAAATGGGCAAAAAAGAGAGTCCACAAAGACAATCCAAGGCAAGCGAGTTCTAAAAACACAATCCAAGTCCAAAATCCGATAAACAGACCCAAAACCAgtaaatccaattaaaaaaacaaatccattcTTACAAAACGACTCCAACGACATCAATGCACCACCGGCTGAGAGCCTCCACTATCAGGGGGCGGTGACATCAGgaaggccccgcctcttggggctcCGCCCACAGAGCAGAGGGTACATAATAGGATAAACAGCAAAAATGACAAGAGAAATatcataaaaaagacaaaaataaaagaatgtaagCCTAAGCTGGGGAAAACTAAACCAACTAATATGTTTTCATTGTATTGAACTtttaaaattcctgttttttttatttattatatgtatgttttcatttcttttcttagtttAAAGGATCATTCCacccaaaaacaaaatatatttttaatgttatttaacccatttaaaaaatgtttatggtaGACTAAATGTCAAAAGTGACCAATGCTgcacaacagcaaacaatttaaagaaacgccccTGGAAAAACCAGCGCACGTCAAAAAAAGGAGATGCAAGTTGCGTGAGGCTGACCTTTTGACCCGAAGATCCGCCTCTCTCCGagtcattcattggtcaaaagtcCTCTCTTCAATTGAACTCTTTGCACAGCAGTCGCCATGAATCCCATTTCTAGGGGTGAGTCCTCAGTGGTCGTGACCTGAGGTGATAGCTTAAGGGGTTGCATTTCCTCATCTGAGTTGTGCATAGAAGCCCCTTTTCCTCAAACTGACTCTTTGCTCAGTTTATTTCGGTTTGTTTCTCAGGTGCTGCTCTTGTCCCTCCAAGTTTGTGACCATGAATTTTGTCTCTCGTTTTTGAATTGTCAAACGTGCCTGTTGATCTCACAGTTTTGACCCTCTTTCTCTCCTTCGCTCTTCTCTCGGCTGGCTCTCCAACTCGCAGTTAGCTTCTCGACTCAACGGACATGTTATGCTGAATCCAAGACTGAGAAAAACCTCATGTGTGACGTCAGCCTTCTTAGGGTCCTGACTTCTTAACAATTCCCATCTCGACTTCAACTAGCGTGTAGGGTTATGATTTTGGTTTTGCCCCCTGATTCACTGCAGTCTTTTGCTTCATCTCCTGCTCCTTTCTTTAACAAACACAAACTATTGTGCTGCTGCTTGCACGTGGTACAGAAGTCAGCGCTGACAAAGAGAGAGGGGAACTGTAAAACCCCTggccaaaatgacaaaaaacaaagtgCTTAAAATTTAGCTAACTAATAATAAGAACAAAATGAGCAAGTAAGCATCGCCTTCAAGGCAGTTATCAAAAACAAGTCCGCGATCCACCAAATCATAAtccaaaaacaacagcaaaagtcCATTGCCCAGAGTGGCCcagacagagtggtggctctgaggctggcaatcagaaggctgCCGGTTCCAATCCTGtgaaatgccaatagggactctgctctgttgggcccttgagcaaggtccttaacctgcaactgctgagcgctttgagtagtgagaaaagtgctatataaatgcaaagaattattattattattagaggaaaaaaaaaaacaaaaaaacagatcacTTACTAAAATTTGAAGGAATCAGAACAAACACAATCAAAACTGACACCACAGTGTCACCCAAAAAACTCAACATCAACAGCCAGACCTGCATAAAGGCCAGGGTCCACTAACCTACCAGGCCTCACCCCAAACTCAAATGGCAGGCTTCTGGCCTACATAGGCCTCAAATAAGGGCTGAGCCTTTCAAAGGcagaggcaggcagtgtggcgtagtagttaaggctttggactttgaacgctgaggttgtgggttcaaatcttgagCAACCATTGAGCAAgttacttgacctgcctgtgcgcctgttggaaaaccaaaagaaatgtaactaactgTCTCTCAAATGTTATAAGGTGCTTTGGATAATgacgtcagccaaataaataaatgtaaaagagcAACACTCCAAAAATGTCCAGAATGGTGGAGAGGGAAACCATAAACCTCTGGTCTAAAGAACAACCCAAAAGCAAAGTTCCTTTATATTCAGATATTTTGTCCTGTTGGGAGAGTCTCTGATCTCCAAACTGCAGACATGACTTCCTCAcgacagtcccaggttcaaataatgtatttttaaaaaacagaaattccatCTTCAGGGCTTCTTCCACAATAACTGCGCTCCTTCCCTCCCTTCACCTCCACCCCAGGTGAATGTCACCCAACTCTGACTCTTCCCGTTGAGGTGAGGGGCTCCTTTTTAACTTGGACCTGGTAACATTTCCAGCACATCAGCACGGTGTCTCGGAAGATCTTCCAAGTTAGGCCCCCAGAAactccctctggtggcacccccaGGACTTCTACAGGTTTGCCCACCAGacagccctgcaggtgtccaaacagCAGCCATTCCAGAGGGATACTGACACCCAACAAACTGGGGGAACACATTGGAACAAAAGGACTTTTGAACCCTGGCCAGGTGTCTTTggggttgtgtctggggtttacgGCTCTGAGACGCCCCCTGCAGGCcatattatcaaaataaataaacctgaGCCAAAACTGCGCCATGACAGCAGGTTTATATAGGCCAGGGGGTGGAGCCACAGTGGCAGCAttaggtggccccgccccttgggtTCAATTTAAAGAGTACAAAGTATATGAAACTAATAGACAGGAATTCACAGtgacaaaagaaaatgaatcaacAGAGCAATAcctgcagaaaaataaataaaaattaaaccaagtGCAATTGTCAAAGTTTTTCCTCCTTGGTGAACCAAAACACGATTTTCAGAGCGTGAGTTGCGGAGGTCATCCAGGATCAGCCGTGACACACCTGCAATGCTGTGAATCGAGCACAATCATCAGAGGGGTTTGCTTGGTGTGGTTTCATCAGGGCTCGGCCACGACCCACAGGTTTGGAAACACACGGATTTAGAAGAAGAGCGAAATGAAAATCCAATGCGCGCACTGAATGAACAAAAAAGGCTGATGGCTGATGCAAGGAACACAAGAAGATACAAAAGGAAAAGGAGCATCCACACTACGATCTAAGttcagtatttataaaagatggAGGAGACCCTGGAATCCAGGTTCAAAATACTGGGGATTACAAGTGTGAGGTGTTAAGGGTTCAAGGGTTTGAGCAAAGCTGGAGGGGAGTGAGGACGGGTAATGGAGAGGCAACAGAGAACTGGGGAGCTCAAGAAGGCCAGTCAATGAACGTTCGGCCAACAACACCGAGGGGAGCCCCTGAGGACGACACGGCAGCCGTCTTCTCTCCAGGTGTTTCTGCTATCCGTCCCCAGGTGTGCTGAGTTGGCTTGTCCTGACACACTGACAGACACAGAGCtcggtgtgtttcctgccttcttcTGTTCGTTGACACTTTCGGTTGGCCCTGTCGGATGTAAGCTGATGGCGGCCtcctctttcatttatttatttatttttttgcattcccCTGTCCTGAGGTAATTCCACCATAAATCACATCCTGTCTGTCAGGCTGCCACTGACGGATTGTAAGGCGCCGTAGCCCAACTCGTAAATCACTAGagagtgtggccccctagtggccaagGAGAGGGGTGGTGGGGAGATGATGATGAGTTTGGAGGTTTAATACTCTCTGCCAAATCCTTCTGTGGACCCTGAGAGTGCTCAGTGCTGGCAAATCGAAGATTagaaagctgacagagatgggagcagattcacacctggtgccatggattgtggactatcttacagtcagacctcagtatgtgcgtctcgggaactgcaggtctgacattgtggtcagcagcacaggagcgccacaggggactggactttctcctgtctggttcagccaacatacatcggacttccaatacaacctggagtcctgccacgtgcaaaagttcactgacgacactgctatggtgggctgcatcaggagtgagcaggaggaggagtttaggaacttaatcaaggactttgttaaatggtgcgactcaaaccacctacacctgaacaacagtaagaccaaggagctggtggtggattttaggaggcccaggacctTCACgcaccccgtgatcatcagaggtgactgtgcagagggtgcagacctagaaatacctgggagtgcagctggatgacaaactggactggactgccaatactgatgatctgtgtaagagaggacagagccgactatacttcattagaaggctggcgtccttcaacatctgcaataagatactgcagatgttctaccagacggttgtggcgagcgccctcttctacgtggtggtgtgctggggaggcagcataaagaagacggaagcctcacgcctggacaaactggtgaggaaggcaggctctattgtaggaatgaagctggacagtttgacatccgtggcagagcgacgagcgctgagcagactcctgtcaatcatggagatccactgcatccactgaacaggatcatctccagacagaggagcagcttcagagacagactgcagtcaccatcctgctccactgacagtctgaggagaccccacactatgcgactcttcaattccactgtgttaacattatacaaagttattatctgttatatcttcattgttatcactcttaaatttaatattgtatttatcagtatgctgctgctggagtatggaaGTTTCCCCttctgattaataaagtatctatctatctatctatctatctatctatctatctatctatctatctatctatctatctatctatctatttatatagtgcctttcatatctatctatctatctatctatctatctatgcctatcttctatctatgtatgttatatagtgcctttcccatctatctatctatctatctatctatctatctatctatctatctatctatctatctatctaattacagccttcccatctatctatctatctatctatctaattacagtttttctcgattggtttggctcatttcctgaaaccgagatgacattctcaaaataacatggacaaatctccaaaccaccttgcaattgttcacaacagaatgtcatttttcattggtttaatcaaattgcaaatgctttagtacatgtctcaagtgactctgtgcttcttttcaaatgattatgTACAAGTAGCTACAGTTAGCACAatgagcccacatttagcacattttccaaataaatagatcttgccgatctaaactgattagttgatttttcagtgaaatggtcactcactccaaaacatatcagcatggtttcattgtgtaagtcatcatatgcacaattgtCTGTTCaactgtcaaaattagtcaaagatataataccatgaaagaatatcttggaacatttgataaagttATGACAGTACTTGACaatcaatcaggtgaaattagaactaacGAAGGagcagtttcccacatctcagatgaccaatcaAACAGGTTGTTCAGATACCTGACAGGTGTTGTCTATGATTATGACTGCTGCCAAAAGTATATAGACAGAGCTTGGCGGGGCcagtttcatttgcagtgtgAACATGGAAGCACCTCGCCAAGTACAACAGCAACTTCCTGctcgaggaagaggaggaagaagaagaggaagaggaggagtgagAATGCGTGgaggaatagggggaagaggccgaggagcacggaGGCACCATGATGTCCCAGATGAAATCCGGGCCACCCTTATTGACCACGTCATAAACCATCGCCTCACAATGGCAGAGGCAGGtcgccgagtgcagcctaatgtgcctcggtctacagtctcctccatcatccaaacctttcgcagggaaaacaggtacAGAACTATGCTATTGAActattcagtgttggtgtgtgtgtaggcctagaGTACTGTAATATCGTCATGTGATGTTATATGatactataaaaatgacaaagacaaaaatggagaaaatactgTGAATAGTATTCCAGTCACTGTGCAGTGCATCACACTTCTAGTACCATAAGACAGCAGTACAATTACATTGGTAActcattttgtaacaaatttaCAGTGTTGACCTTTGACTTGTatgtctaggattggacgacagcctcaagtgggtggcagaagaaaacttctaaatgaacaacaagaacaagaaatatgcAACATGGTCATTGCAAATAATGCCATCACACTGAGACAGATTCGTAATGCAATCCTGCTAGACAAtgtaatgttccaaaatataaactctatcagcatctccacaatagaccgggtattgaagaaacatcagatgaccatgaaacagatttacagggtaccatttgagagaaactctgacagagtgaaagggctgcggtaccagtatgtgcatgtaagtcaacTACTGGTTGTCTATCATTGTAACACTATTACAGTAAGACATGGTtaccactgtttttgtttttgttatcctTTTCACCTTCAGAATCCAGCTTTGTGTGACTAGAGCATTTTTCCTAGAAATTGTCTTCAGTTTCCCACTCCCTGTTTGTACAGTACTTTAGATCCTCCCTGCAGTATCTGTCTCTACTTGACTGATTAGATTTATTTCTATTCTATTGTAGAGAATTATGGCATTAGAAGGCAACGAAACCCCTCACATCCTAGTGTTCGTTGATGAAGCTGGCTTCAACCTGGCCAAAGGTCGAAGGCGTggccgtaacatcattggccACCGAGCCActgtggatgtcccaggccagcgaggagcaaatataacaatgtgtGCCGCTATATCAGAAAgaggtgtggccacacacattcCCAGTTTAGGGCCCTACAATACACAAAAGCTCCTCAATTTTTTGGACCACCTTTATACTGATCtgatcccagaaaatgagagaggtgtaGAAGGACCTCAGCTACCACATTATGTCATTGTGTGGGATAATGTGAACTTCCACCATGCCCACGCATCAgaacctggttcaccacccatcccgGATGCTAATGGAGTTTCTTCCACCTTACTCTCCtttcctgaatccaattgaggagTTTTTTCAGCTTGGAGGTGGAGGGTGTATgagcatcaggctcaagaccagagggCCCTGctgcatgcaatggatgctgcatgtgaggacatcacAGGGGATCaatgtaggggatggttgagacattcacGCCATTTCTTCCCTCGC
This portion of the Polypterus senegalus isolate Bchr_013 chromosome 6, ASM1683550v1, whole genome shotgun sequence genome encodes:
- the LOC120530682 gene encoding uncharacterized protein LOC120530682; translation: MEAPRQVQQQLPARGRGGRRRGRGGVRMRGGIGGRGRGARRHHDVPDEIRATLIDHVINHRLTMAEAGRRVQPNVPRSTVSSIIQTFRRENRIGRQPQVGGRRKLLNEQQEQEICNMVIANNAITLRQIRNAILLDNVMFQNINSISISTIDRVLKKHQMTMKQIYRVPFERNSDRVKGLRYQYVHVSQLLVVYHCNTITVRHGYHCFCFCYPFHLQNPALCD